Proteins encoded in a region of the Salminus brasiliensis chromosome 2, fSalBra1.hap2, whole genome shotgun sequence genome:
- the LOC140549717 gene encoding scavenger receptor cysteine-rich type 1 protein M130-like, which yields MDSSVLLILLSSMITLSTAGHTQAQLVNGMDSCSGRVELQYLSEWGTVCDVSWDMRAASVLCGQLKCGSAVAVLGSDWFGEGSGRIWADVFDCQGNETHLSKCPISSWSRTACSHKQDVGVVCSGSSLASQEGRVRLSGGMECEGEVEVYFRQDWRRVLLDSWSESEASVVCRQLGCGSVLNICSSSPSSSEHSYMCVTGFNCSGSEAHLGNCSSAQAVNCSSREQLNITCSGKLNTLHSSIRLVGSGGDCAGRLEVFYSGSWGTVSDELWDIKDVQVVCRQLQCGVALSALVPAWFGAGTGPIWLNEVECEGNEASLLNCRYQLCGEGECGHKEDVGVVCSEFKEFRLTEGCEGNLEVFYNGTWGNVCVNGMDEETVSLICQELNCGRTGSDSSTKARVESAPNWLDDVRCRKHDSTLFHCPSSPWGQNTCDNTNEVAQITCSGESWCFKKPSEMLLISPSASAAVLK from the exons ATGGACAGCAGTGTGCTCCTCATTCTTCTGTCCTCCATGATCACACTCTCCACAGCTG GTCACACTCAGGCTCAGCTGGTGAACGGCATGGACTCCTGTTCTGGTCGAGTGGAGCTCCAGTACCTCAGTGAGTggggcacagtgtgtgatgtaagctgggatatgagagCTGCCAGTGTCCTCTGTGGTCAGCTGAAGTGTGGGAGTGCTGTGGCTGTGTTGGGGTCAGACTGGTTTGGGGAGGGGAGTGGCCGGATCTGGGCTGATGTGTTTGATTGTCAGGGGAACGAAACACACCTGTCAAAATGTCCCATTTCATCATGGAGTCGAACTGCATGCTCTCATAAACAGGATGTTGGAGTCGTCTGCAGTG GTTCCTCTCTGGCTTCTCAAGAGGGGCGAGTGCGGTTGTCTGGAGGGATGGAGTGTGAGGGGGAGGTGGAGGTGTACTTCAGGCAGGACTGGAGGAGAGTTCTGCTGGACTCCTGGAGTGAGTCTGAGGCCTCTgtggtctgcagacagctgGGCTGTGGCTCTGTACTCAACATCTGCAGCTCCTCTCCATCCAGTTCTGAACACAGCTACATGTGTGTGACGGGTTTCAACTGTTCTGGGAGTGAAGCTCATCTGGGGaactgcagcagtgcacaagCAGTCAACTGCAGCTCCAGAGAACAGCTGAACATCACCTGCTCTG gtaaGTTGAACACACTCCACAGCTCCATCAGGCTGGTTGGTTCTGGAGGAGACTGTGCAGGAAGGCTGGAGGTTTTCTACAGTGGCTCATGGGGCACAGTGAGTGATGAATTGTGGGATATTAAGGATGTGCAGGTGGTCTGCAGACAGCTACAGTGTGGAGTGGCCCTTAGTGCTCTGGTACCAGCTTGGTTTGGAGCTGGAACTGGACCCATATGGCTGAATGAGGTGGAGTGTGAGGGGAATGAGGCGTCTCTGTTGAACTGCAGATATCAGCTTTGTGGAGAGGGTGAATGTGGACACAAGGAGGATGTTGGAGTTGTGTGCTCAG AGTTTAAAGAGTTCAGACTCACTGAGGGCTGTGAGGGAAATCTGGAGGTGTTCTACAATGGAACCtgggggaatgtgtgtgtaaatgggaTGGATGAAGAAACAGTAAGTTTAATCTGTCAGGAGCtgaactgtggaagaactggcAGTGACTCCTCGACCAAAGCAAGAGTGGAATCAGCTCCTAACTGGCTGGATGATGTGAGATGTAGGAAGCATGACTCCACTCTGTTTCACTGTCCATCTTCCCCCTGGGGACAAAACACATGTGATAATACCAATGAGGTGGCCCAGATTACCTGCTCAG GAGAATCCTGGTGTTTTAAGAAGCCATCTGAAATGCTCCTCATCTCCCCGTCAGCATCAGCGGCAGTGCTCAAGTAA